The following are encoded together in the Nymphaea colorata isolate Beijing-Zhang1983 chromosome 14, ASM883128v2, whole genome shotgun sequence genome:
- the LOC116267766 gene encoding uncharacterized protein LOC116267766: protein MAVRFRNSYGPLQFLNFVPCSTFEQMEPSLAEDLSSYWGDFVPHTIDSNSLSNANDEYLHQDYSTHFPPSFPEVAYNISPLENFPAQDEPFACYYDEALHAKRLRTIYECSAPDCMPNILLDPGEHPAFRNQLVLPDFLPVLPTPNINASYVDPNVQNLEADATALSPQSIAARQRRKRISEKTQELGRLIPGGVKMNTAEMLAAAAKYVKFLQAQVGILQFLKHSSPAHQEEVCATSTSNMQLHQLLSSPAMQEKLYGEETCIVPFKSVRYLAEDPDLQKSESISKDLKKMIQ from the exons ATGGCAGTCAGGTTCCGCAACAGCTATGGGCCTCTTCAGTTCCTCAACTTTGTGCCTTGCAGTACCTTTGAACAGATGGAGCCATCTCTCGCGGAAGACTTGTCCAGTTATTGGGGTGACTTCGTTCCTCACACCATCGATTCAAATTCACTCTCCAATGCCAACGATGAATATCTCCACCAAGACTACAGTACCCATTTCCCCCCTTCCTTCCCTGAAGTCGCCTACAACATCTCGCCGCTGGAAAACTTTCCGGCGCAAGATGAGCCATTTGCCTGCTATTATGATGAAGCACTTCATGCGAAGCGTTTGAGGACCATTTATGAATGTTCTGCTCCAGATTGCATGCCAAACATATTGCTGGATCCTGGTGAGCACCCGGCCTTTCGAAACCAGTTAGTCTTGCCGGACTTCTTGCCGGTGCTTCCGACTCCAAATATTAATGCGTCCTACGTCGATCCGAATGTGCAAAATCTGGAGGCAGACGCTACAGCATTGTCACCACAGAGCATTGCTGCCAggcagaggaggaagagaatAAGTGAGAAGACTCAGGAGCTTGGAAGGCTCATTCCTGGGGGTGTGAAGATGAACACTGCCGAGATGCTTGCCGCTGCTGCAAAGTATGTCAAATTCCTGCAGGCCCAAGTTGGAATTCTACAGTTTCTCAAGCATTCTTCCCCTGCCCATCAg GAAGAGGTCTGTGCTACATCAACAAGCAATATGCAGTTGCACCAGCTTCTTTCGTCCCCAGCCATGCAAGAGAAACTATACGGAGAAGAGACGTGCATCGTGCCTTTTAAGTCTGTAAGATATCTTGCAGAAGATCCCGACCTGCAAAAAAGCGAATCAATTTCCAAGGACCTGAAGAAGATGATACAATAA